A genomic segment from Paenibacillus sp. encodes:
- a CDS encoding helix-turn-helix domain-containing protein, with the protein MFRTRMSHVFRKFLISYLAILMIPLISGIISYRTSIDIAETNSVESSLLVLNQTKDNLERRFAEIEQFAIQLAMNRRLTRQLMQRGDGEGSDVTALRELSHELLGYSHTNDFLESFYIYMNRSDIVLGPGSVFYRADHFYQLHQYRGVTPKQWRDMLNEVHHREIIPLQPYVRNGKEVSVITYIQSLPLNAYNQPQGTVIVTIDQSKIANMLRSISDRYGGWAYIRDRDGRMIAWTGIAPENAAAEQVEISGDTLLISTTSDRDGWTYTAGIPKAAVMHEAHAIRRTTAIVAVTTLFVGLAVCLLLAYRNSAPLHRLVAVIREQAGQDPLRNKSEYDFIHGNISELMTTNKKLQEEVDRQLPLLQDNFLKRLLRGEFPSAKEMEAMADQVGIKLGASIGYACVIRVNGYGGEDSKEILDELQAARLIIAQALPQLRLHRYHLTYWDADKIALLLMYEEEPDETELSRLERGFGTLRAAMETDYRMTISVAMGRLFRDWSDIGLSFDEARQALDGLSRKDGQAVLWYHMLPLESHTYYYPIDMELRLLKVLKSGESSEAKRLLSQIFGMNFAERLLASEMAQQLITELKGTLLKMFNQKTFRNVDKFSALKERILHVKWSEHVDEMQRELEEAIEAFCEAYQEEREESDHETIHQVIEVIEKIYMESDLNLYRVAEAVGRPEKVLSRLFKEKTNENLSDYIEKVRINKAVELLTNTKLTIDDIAGQTGYNSAHSFRRAFKRLTGLSPSLYRKPAE; encoded by the coding sequence GTGTTTCGAACGCGTATGTCCCATGTGTTCCGCAAATTTTTAATCTCCTACTTGGCGATCCTGATGATTCCGCTCATCTCGGGGATCATTTCTTATCGCACATCGATCGACATTGCCGAGACGAATTCCGTAGAGTCCAGCTTACTCGTGCTGAATCAGACGAAGGACAATTTGGAGAGACGTTTTGCGGAAATCGAACAATTCGCCATTCAACTTGCGATGAACCGCAGATTAACGAGGCAGCTGATGCAAAGAGGCGATGGGGAGGGAAGCGACGTAACCGCGTTAAGGGAGCTGTCTCATGAGCTCTTGGGGTACAGCCATACGAACGACTTTTTGGAAAGCTTTTATATTTACATGAACCGTTCGGATATCGTTTTGGGTCCGGGCTCGGTCTTTTATCGAGCGGATCATTTTTACCAGCTTCATCAATACCGGGGGGTTACCCCGAAGCAATGGAGGGATATGCTGAACGAGGTCCATCATCGGGAGATCATACCGCTGCAGCCGTACGTAAGGAACGGCAAGGAAGTCTCTGTCATTACGTACATTCAGTCGCTGCCCCTGAACGCTTACAACCAACCGCAGGGCACGGTAATCGTCACCATCGATCAGAGCAAAATCGCGAATATGCTCCGGAGCATTTCCGATCGGTACGGCGGATGGGCGTATATACGCGATCGAGACGGCCGCATGATCGCTTGGACCGGCATCGCTCCCGAGAACGCGGCCGCGGAACAAGTCGAAATTTCCGGGGATACGCTGCTCATTTCCACAACATCCGACCGCGACGGCTGGACGTATACAGCCGGCATTCCGAAAGCTGCGGTTATGCATGAGGCGCACGCCATCCGCCGGACGACCGCCATCGTCGCCGTAACGACCCTGTTCGTCGGGCTCGCGGTATGTTTGCTTTTGGCGTACCGCAACAGCGCTCCGCTGCACCGGCTGGTCGCGGTCATTCGAGAGCAGGCGGGGCAGGATCCGCTGCGGAACAAAAGCGAGTACGATTTTATTCACGGCAATATTTCTGAGCTCATGACCACCAACAAAAAGCTGCAGGAAGAAGTCGACCGGCAGCTGCCGCTGCTTCAGGACAATTTTCTGAAAAGGCTGCTCCGGGGGGAGTTCCCTTCGGCTAAGGAAATGGAAGCGATGGCGGATCAGGTCGGCATCAAGCTCGGCGCTTCCATCGGATATGCCTGCGTGATTCGGGTGAACGGATATGGCGGCGAGGACAGCAAAGAAATTCTCGACGAACTGCAGGCCGCCCGGCTGATCATCGCGCAGGCGCTGCCGCAGCTTCGGCTGCATCGGTACCACCTAACGTATTGGGACGCGGATAAAATCGCCTTGCTGCTGATGTACGAAGAGGAGCCCGACGAGACGGAGCTTTCGCGGCTTGAGCGCGGCTTCGGCACTCTTCGCGCCGCGATGGAAACGGATTATCGCATGACGATTTCCGTCGCTATGGGCCGTCTGTTTCGCGATTGGTCCGATATCGGCTTGTCGTTCGACGAAGCTCGGCAGGCTCTGGACGGCCTGAGCCGGAAGGATGGTCAGGCGGTTTTGTGGTATCACATGCTGCCGCTGGAGTCCCATACCTATTATTATCCGATCGACATGGAGCTAAGGCTGCTGAAAGTGCTGAAATCCGGCGAGTCGAGCGAAGCGAAGCGTTTGCTGTCGCAAATTTTCGGAATGAACTTCGCGGAACGCCTCCTTGCCTCGGAGATGGCGCAGCAGCTCATTACCGAATTGAAGGGGACCTTGCTGAAAATGTTCAACCAGAAAACGTTCCGCAACGTCGACAAGTTCAGCGCGCTGAAGGAGCGCATTTTGCACGTTAAGTGGTCGGAGCATGTAGATGAGATGCAGCGTGAATTGGAGGAAGCGATCGAAGCGTTCTGCGAGGCGTACCAAGAGGAGAGGGAAGAGAGCGACCACGAGACGATTCACCAGGTGATCGAGGTCATCGAGAAGATCTACATGGAATCCGACCTGAATCTGTATCGAGTCGCGGAAGCGGTCGGTCGTCCCGAGAAGGTTTTGTCGAGGCTCTTCAAGGAGAAAACGAACGAAAATCTTTCGGATTATATCGAAAAGGTGCGCATCAACAAAGCGGTGGAGCTTCTGACGAACACCAAATTGACGATCGACGACATCGCCGGGCAAACCGGGTATAACAGCGCCCATTCGTTCCGAAGAGCGTTCAAGAGGCTGACCGGCTTGTCGCCGAGTCTATACCGAAAACCGGCGGAGTGA